In Plasmodium relictum strain SGS1 genome assembly, chromosome: 4, a single window of DNA contains:
- the RRF1 gene encoding ribosome-recycling factor, putative encodes MITQNEKKIRKIILFYFFLILFLNKIIVIYNCIGIKKNFKYNIFLINKNKYSSCFLNLYNTYNKNILNNFKEIIYNKEPSGIKTKKNTYLIYLQKKKKKHDKIEEILKKQVLNNKEQNTLENEDISKANEIKPKEKKKKKASNDKIVIDNQIRGNDSFSLKNYQIKKSIRDDIKEDEDEDDEDNEEENNHLDENGEEEQNEDENNNDEEEEEGEEKEEEITEEDIGNLNKMCLDKMNNVYNYIRKESYRFNLNNVSNVMFENEKVKINERIYIIKHICHIKKKENLFTITPYDPYFVNFIYQHFVKQYNELKFYIKDKSVFAIIPPISESLKNEIRTKIKSKIEDSKLTLRNVRKQMMDKLEKIKNKIGKDIYFKQKNYIQSLHDQTKKSIEKISEELK; translated from the coding sequence ATGATAACccaaaatgaaaaaaaaattagaaaaataatattattttatttttttctaattttatttcttaataaaattatagtcatttataactgcataggcataaaaaaaaattttaaatataatatatttttaattaataaaaataaatattcttcatgttttttaaatttgtataatacatataataagaatattttaaataacttcaaagaaataatatataacaaaGAACCCAGTGGtataaaaactaaaaaaaatacatatcttatatatttacagaagaaaaaaaaaaaacatgatAAGATAGAagaaattctaaaaaaacaAGTTTTAAACAATAAAGAACAAAATACattagaaaatgaagatattAGTAAAGCAAATGAAATAAAAccgaaagaaaaaaaaaaaaaaaaagcctCAAACGATAAAATAGTGATAGATAACCAAATTAGAGGAAAtgattcattttcattaaaaaattatcaaattaaaaaaagtattagagatgatataaaagaagatgaagatgaagatgatgAAGATAATGAAGAAGAGAATAATCATTTAGATGAAAATGGTGAAGAAGAGCAGaatgaagatgaaaataacaacgatgaagaagaagaagaagggGAAGAAAAAGAGGAAGAAATTACTGAAGAAGATATTGGCAATCTAAATAAAATGTGTTTagataaaatgaataatgtttataattatataagaaAAGAATCATATAGATTTAATCTAAATAATGTTTCCAATGTTATgtttgaaaatgaaaaagtaaaaataaatgaacgaatttatataataaaacatatatgtcacattaaaaaaaaagaaaatttatttactaTAACTCCATATGACCCttattttgttaattttatttatcaaCATTTTGTAAAACAATAcaatgaattaaaattttacataaaagATAAATCAGTTTTTGCTATAATACCTCCCATATCTGAAAgcttaaaaaatgaaattagaactaaaataaaaagcaaAATAGAGGATTCCAAATTAACCTTAAGAAATGTTAGAAAACAAATGATGGATAAactagaaaaaattaaaaataaaattggaaaagatatatattttaaacaaaaaaattacatacaAAGTTTACATGatcaaacaaaaaaaagcattgaaaaaatatctgaagaattaaaataa